One stretch of Carassius gibelio isolate Cgi1373 ecotype wild population from Czech Republic chromosome B1, carGib1.2-hapl.c, whole genome shotgun sequence DNA includes these proteins:
- the triobpa gene encoding TRIO and F-actin-binding protein yields MSLDLPLCKKGWMYMLDEDEEWRKHWFVISDSGLRYYRDSVAEERDEADGEIYLRHCLRVEEFDADKNYGLQLHMRHGLVTLSAMTSRIRRNWIDTLRRRISFRDSAESIRHPDNSDISDREDSDSQNAPLTPHDPGSDVGGPYQDEPRMTSSPLPNRREAGEGRDRELERRLEGRTKWFQEGVSDREGEDPWDKVELKKGVVTPVILSRPQVPDAQTGPDIESKWADFEQLPIGEKRSPAGVQNPQTTNEGLQGEVVSLRQQIEALRQVRVAAGVCGPDAPCALKLEQLEREHRERRQKIHDEHERERREMEREKQRLLQEEAKNAVQAMEALRKAHREEIEKLKAHGGETTDPSVRQQLCESLALQHELDGLSERYSQQCVELNRIQSNTEERNGEIRQKEREMEQLRQENQELQDRLTEEISLMRSFITGQRSGVVSLGSYERSTSELEMLLKVKESEVEFLHKEISCLRKQVQTLTKENEALSERYKQVYVELTELRGRSERDINALKEHLKLTDAALEEGRLLGNSTDQ; encoded by the exons ATGTCG CTTGATCTTCCGCTCTGTAAAAAGGGATGGATGTATATGCTGGATGAAGATGAAGAG tgGAGGAAGCACTGGTTCGTGATCTCTGATTCAGGATTGAGATACTATAGAGACTCTGTGGCTGAAGAG AGAGATGAGGCAGATGGGGAGATTTATTTACGTCACTGTCTGCGAGTGGAGGAATTCGATGCCGATAAAAACTATGGACTTCAACTGCAT ATGCGTCATGGACTGGTGACCCTGTCCGCGATGACCTCCAGGATCAGGAGGAACTGGATCGACACACTCAGGAGGAGAATATCGTTCAGGGATTCGGCTGAAAGCATCCG ACACCCAGACAACAGTGACATCAGCGACAGAGAGGACTCTGATTCCCAGAATGCACCTCTCACACCCCATGACCCGGGGTCAGATGTCGGCGGTCCGTATCAGGATGAACCCCGCATGACGTCCTCACCGTTACCCAACCGGCGGGAAGCCGGCGAGGGCCGCGACCGAGAGCTTGAAAGACGTCTGGAGGGCCGAACCAAGTGGTTCCAAGAGGGAGTTTCTGACAGGGAGGGCGAAGACCCCTGGGACAAGGTGGAGTTGAAGAAGGGTGTCGTGACTCCAGTGATTTTGTCCCGGCCGCAGGTTCCTGACGCTCAGACCGGGCCAGACATCGAGAGCAAGTGGGCAGACTTTGAGCAGCTTCCGATCGGAGAGAAAAGGTCCCCAGCTGGTGTCCAGAACCCCCAAACAACAAATGAGGGTCTTCAGGGGGAG gTGGTGTCTCTGAGGCAGCAGATCGAGGCTCTCCGTCAGGTCCGTGTGGCTGCTGGTGTCTGTGGTCCTGATGCGCCCTGCGCTCTGAAGCTGGAGCAGCTGGAGAGAGAGCACAGGGAGAGACGGCAGAAGATACACGACGAGCACGAGAGAGAGcgcagagagatggagagagagaaacagagactgCTGCAGGAGGAAGCCAAGAACGCAGTGCAAG CGATGGAGGCTCTGAGGAAAGCTCATCGGGAGGAGATTGAGAAGCTGAAGGCTCACGGAGGAGAGACCACAGACCCCTCCGTCAGACAACAGCT gTGCGAGTCGCTCGCTCTGCAGCACGAGTTGGACGGTCTGTCAGAGCGATATTCCCAGCAGTGCGTGGAGCTCAACCGCATCCAGAGCAACACCGAAGAGAGGAACGGAGAGATCcgacagaaggagagagagatggagcagCTCCGGCAAGAGAACCAG GAACTGCAGGATCGTCTGACGGAGGAGATAAGTCTCATGCGATCCTTCatcacaggtcagaggtcaggagTGGTTTCCCTCGGCAGCTACGAAAGGAGCACCTCCGAACTAGAG ATGTTACTGAAGGTGAAGGAGAGCGAGGTGGAGTTTCTACACAAGGAGATCAGCTGTCTCAGGAAACAGGTCCAAACTCTTACTAAG GAGAATGAAGCTTTGAGCGAGCGCTATAAACAGGTGTATGTGGAGCTGACTGAATTACGGGGCCGCAGTGAGAGAGACATCAATGCACTTAAAGAGCATCTCAAACTCACTGATGCTGCACTGGAGGAGGGGCGTCTCCTAGGCAACAGCACCGACCAATGA
- the smdt1b gene encoding single-pass membrane protein with aspartate-rich tail 1b → MASLAGRLSRAFFLRNTASLIRNTGPKSVNAPGTCFSRTAVSTTTGGVLPKPVKVPFGLTRMFIVVIPFLYVGNLISKNFAALLEEHEIFVPDDDDDDD, encoded by the exons ATGGCGTCGTTGGCAGGTCGTCTCTCTCGGGCTTTTTTCCTTAGAAATACGGCATCGCTGATCCGCAACACTGGCCCGAAATCAGTAAACGCACCAGGAACGTGTTTCAGCCGAACCGCCGTGTCAACCACAACGGGGGGTGTCCTTCCTAAACCAGTTAAG GTCCCGTTCGGTCTGACCCGCATGTTTATAGTGGTAATTCCGTTCCTGTATGTCGGTAATCTGATCAGTAAAAATTTCGCTGCTCTTCTGGAGGAACATGAGATCTTCGTcccagatgatgatgatgatgacgactgA
- the dcaf15 gene encoding DDB1- and CUL4-associated factor 15, protein MAPSSKSEKNDNKQKQLKKHKDHVVKLLTRGRLNGHLSQRLFRKLPPRVCVPLKTIVSEEFLRAGHIFLGFTKCGRYVLSYTSDCGEDDDFSFYTYHLYWWEFNLHSRLKQVHHVRLFAGEDIYSDLYLTVCEWHHDHSKLVVFGFNTRSSSSALMNMMMSDENNRDIYITITSMPPAQPCKQCCPASSVSTIRTGGECLQHGYVLNARYQVVYPFPTFQPALQLKKDQVILLNTSYSLVACAISLCSGDGHQEGQNNQILYRKRVASSSSAPVGPTSPSSSSSTSSQGSPDLRQLKPHFTPLSSSQSQAAVRAREFAADIFRRAQAGVREHDRKNKEKEETDTQRFHSEEERMRETQECDAEVPGPSSSSSGQNQGSVSPTDAEDSAVCNTVMSPGSNSSVFSLSPRPHEPSSSSSSSEPAYVNYTTLRYRLPQASASEQPSGDEDDKVLLPFTVTDLKGRNLQLVTGQFSGQCVCVEQLTLDFEYLINEVIRNDADWGSQFCSFSDYDVVILEVCPETNIVVINIGLLLLAFSNCEDEHCRPKSYHSSLQVSWDLNTGACRTVGVGDLTEVKGQTSGSVWSSYRKSCVNTVMRWLVPESSSRYINRMTNEALHKGSSLQVLADNDRATWIVL, encoded by the exons ATGGCGCCCAGCTCGAAATCAGAGAAAAAcgacaacaaacaaaaacaactgaaaaaacaCAAAGATCACGTCGTCAAACTCCTTACGCGTGGGCGG TTGAATGGACATCTCTCTCAGCGGCTCTTCCGGAAACTTCCTCCCCGCGTCTGCGTCCCGCTGAAGACCATCGTCAGCGAGGAGTTCCTCAGAGCAGG GCACATCTTCCTGGGCTTCACCAAATGTGGCCGGTATGTGTTGTCCTACACCAGTGACTGCGGCGAAGACGATGACTTCTCTTTCTACACGTATCACCTGTACTGGTGGGAGTTCAACCTGCACAGCCGCCTCAAACAG GTGCATCATGTGCGTTTGTTTGCAGGTGAGGACATCTACAGCGATCTCTATCTGACCGTTTGCGAGTGGCACCATGATCATTCCAAGCTGGTGGTCTTTGGCTTCAA CACGCGCAGCTCCAGTTCAGCCTTGATGAACATGATGATGAGTGATGAGAACAACAGGGACATCTACATCACCATCACCTCGATGCCTCCGGCACAACCGTGCAAacagtgttgccccgcgtcctccGTGTCCACCATACGCACAG GTGGCGAGTGTCTGCAGCACGGTTATGTTCTGAACGCTCGCTATCAAGTGGTTTATCCGTTCCCGACGTTCCAGCCGGCGCTGCAGCTGAAGAAGGACCAGGTGATTCTGCTCAACACCAGCTACTCTCTGGTGGCCTGCGCCATCTCCCTCTGCTCAG GAGACGGGCATCAGGAGGGTCAAAACAATCAGATTCTCTACCGTAAGAGAGTTGCTTCCTCCTCTTCTGCTCCTGTCGGACCTACATCGCCTTCCTCATCCTCATCAACCTCGTCTCAGGGGTCACCTGACCTCAGACAGTTAAAACCCCATTTCACCCCCCTCTCCTCCAGCCAATCACAGGCGGCCGTGCGGGCCAGAGAGTTCGCAGCTGACATTTTCCGCAGAGCTCAGGCTGGAGTGAGGGAACATGACAgaaaaaacaaagagaaagaaGAGACAGACACCCAGCGATTCCACAGCGAGGAGGAGCGAATGAGAGAGACACAGGAATGCGACGCAGAGGTCCCGGGACCCTCGTCTTCCTCCTCAGGACAGAACCAAGGTTCAGTGTCACCCACAGACGCAGAGGACAGTGCTGTGTGTAACACAGTCATGTCTCCTGGATCCAACTCCTCCGTCTTCTCTCTGTCTCCACGTCCTCATGAgccttcatcctcctcttcctcctctgagCCTGCTTATGTCAACTACACCACTCTCAGATACAGACTCCCACAGGCCAGTGCGTCAGAGCAGCCGAGCG GAGATGAGGATGATAAAGTCCTGCTTCCTTTCACGGTGACGGATCTGAAGGGACGAAACTTGCAGCTGGTGACGGGACAGTTCAGCGGTCAG tgtgtgtgtgtggagcagctGACGCTGGACTTCGAGTATCTCATCAACGAGGTCATCAGGAATGATGCCGATTGGGGCTCCCAGTTCTGCTCCTTCAGCGACTATGACGTGGTCATCCTCGAG GTTTGCCCAGAGACCAATATAGTGGTGATAAACATCGGGCTGCTGCTGCTGGCGTTCTCTAACTGTGAGGATGAACACtgcag ACCGAAGTCGTACCACTCCAGTCTGCAGGTCAGTTGGGATCTGAACACTGGAGCGTGTCGTACAGTCGGTGTCGGTGACCTCacggaggtcaaaggtcagaccAG TGGAAGCGTGTGGAGCTCCTACAGGAAGTCGTGTGTGAACACCGTCATGCGGTGGCTGGTTCCCGAGAGCAGCTCGCGCTACATCAACCGCATGACCAACGAGGCTCTGCATAAAG GTTCTTCTCTTCAGGTGTTGGCTGATAACGACAGAGCCACGTGGATCGTCCTGTGA
- the rfx1b gene encoding MHC class II regulatory factor RFX1 isoform X1 gives MATSGYPSEELPPSQSQGGNVTTASSTQQKATSTTTSSQFLSDIQSSAGSAPAQTASIIRVQATPPVTQKKLVLATPPQGAVTAAQYVAGEIQSSASQAGNSQSAQQYIVVTVSEGSLHSNDSESNSPPSGQTGVPTQVVQQVHTAQQRSVVQATTKSQSGQLGVSNLHITPEVQHVYPSQFVEGDANYNNTAIRSSSYQFTDPSLYSQATPSVTYYETSPTTGSQVTSPASTQPVSVTSGMGTGVVSMFSEGSSGITVVAGGSSSGVGGSGGVVTSGGVGSYVIQGGYMLGGASGGNQNFSHNTRASPATVQWLMDNYETAEGVSLPRCTLYCHYILHCQQTKLEPVNAASFGKLIRSVFMGLRTRRLGTRGNSKYHYYGLRIKSNSPLHRLVEDQQHLAMRQQPYSQKQRIKPVQKVEGLTNGMGLGLGHQQGAGLSDISAQVHQYQQFLDASRSLPEFPELKDEGIPLPDGLHPQHVHTYQLIYREHCEAILDVMVNLQFPLVETLWKTFWRFSEGQSSDTDSLDLHDESEKRLPKSVLLLLCKYEPILNWARQCDNLLYQSLVEILIPDVLRPIPSALTQAIRNFAKILENWLTNAMINIPEEMVRIKIVCAGAFAQTLRRYTSLNHLAQAARAVLQNTAQITQMLSDLNRVDFTNVQEQASWVCGCEDGVVQRLEQDFKLTLQQQNSLEQWAAWLDGVVSQVLKPYTGSPAFPKAAKLFLLKWSFYSSVVIRDLTLRSAASFGSFHLIRLLYDEYMYYLIEHRVAQAKGETPISVMGEFACLNRSQRSMDPDKDEEDEEEDDETDEDQDMAIPVVVGEESLEPPTKLARTELFNSNSNTPN, from the exons ATGGCAACTTCAGGCTACCCCTCCGAGGAGCTCCCCCCCTCTCAATCACAAGGGGGCAACGTCACGACGGCCTCGTCGACCCAGCAGAAAGCCACTTCCACCACCACCTCGTCCCAGTTCCTCTCCGACATCCAGAGCTCAGCGGGATCCGCTCCTGCACAGACGGCCTCGATCATAAGAGTGCAGGCCACGCCCCCTGTCACTCAAAAGAAACTGGTTCTGGCCACACCCCCTCAAGGAGCCGTGACCGCAGCGCAGTATGTGGCAGGAGAGATACAGAGCTCCGCCTCCCAGGCAGGAAACAGCCAGAGTGCCCAGCAGTACATAGTGGTGACCGTTAGCG AGGGCTCACTTCACTCGAATGACTCTGAATCGAATTCTCCTCCCTCGGGACAGACTGGCGTTCCCACACAGGTAGTGCAACAGGTGCACACAGCACAG CAGAGGTCTGTGGTTCAGGCCACAACCAAGAGTCAAAGTGGACAACTGGGGGTCAGTAATCTACACATAACACCTgag gtaCAGCATGTTTACCCAAGCCAGTTTGTGGAGGGAGACGCCAACTACAACAATACTGCAAT TCGTTCCAGTAGTTACCAGTTCACAGACCCCTCCCTCTACTCTCAGGCCACGCCCTCTGTCACTTACTATGAGACGTCGCCCACCACCGGCTCACAGGTCACGTCCCCCGCCAGCACTCAGCCTGTGTCTGTGACGTCTGGGATGGGCACAGGGGTGGTCTCCATGTTCTCAGAGGGCAGTTCGGGGATCACCGTGGTGGCTGGCGGGTCCTCGTCAGGAGTGGGCGGGTCAGGGGGTGTGGTCACCAGCGGAGGGGTGGGGAGTTATGTGATTCAGGGCGGGTACATGCTTGGTGGAGCCAGTGGAGGGAACCAGAATTTCTCACACAACACACGAGCATCACCTGCGACT GTGCAGTGGCTGATGGATAACTATGAGACAGCAGAAGGTGTGAGTCTTCCTCGCTGTACTCTTTACTGTCATTACATCCTGCACTGCCAGCAGACCAAGCTGGAACCTGTGAACGCCGCCTCCTTTGGCAAACTCATCCGTTCTGTGTTCATGGGCCTCAGGACTAGACGTCTGGGCACCAG agggaACTCTAAGTACCATTACTATGGCCTTCGAATCAAGAGCAACTCCCCTCTCCACAGACTGGTGGAGGACCAGCAACACCTGGCCATGAGACAACAGCCGTACTCACAGAAACagag GATAAAGCCTGTGCAGAAGGTGGAGGGACTGACCAATGGAATGGGCCTGGGGTTGGGGCATCAACAAGGGGCGGGGCTATCTGACATCAGTGCACAGGTTCACCAGTATCAGCAGTTTTTAg ATGCGTCTCGCAGTCTGCCGGAGTTCCCTGAGCTCAAAGATGAGGGTATACCTCTGCCAGATGGACTCCATCCTCAACACGTACACACATATCAGCTGATCTACAGAGAGCACTGtgag gcGATTCTGGACGTGATGGTAAACCTGCAGTTCCCTCTTGTGGAGACGCTTTGGAAGACTTTTTGGAGGTTCAGTGAAGGACAAAGCAGTGACACGGATTCACTCGACCT TCATGATGAATCAGAGAAGCGTTTGCCCAAGTCGGTTCTGCTTCTGTTGTGTAAATATGAGCCCATTCTCAACTGGGCCCGCCAATGTGACAATTTACTGTACCAAAGCCTAGTGGAGATCCTCATCCCTGATGTCCTGAGACCAATCCCCA GTGCCTTAACTCAAGCCATCCGTAACTTTGCTAAGATCCTGGAGAACTGGCTGACCAACGCCATGATCAACATCCCGGAGGAGATGGTCCGCATCAAG atTGTGTGTGCGGGAGCGTTCGCTCAGACTCTACGGCGCTACACGTCTCTCAATCATCTGGCTCAGGCGGCCCGCGCCGTCCTGCAGAACACGGCTCAGATCACACAGATGCTCAGCGACCTCAACCGTGTCGACTTCACCAATGTGCAG GAGCAGGCCTCGTGGGTGTGTGGCTGTGAAGACGGTGTGGTCCAGCGGCTGGAGCAGGACTTTAAACTCACCCTGCAGCAGCAGAACTCTCTGGAGCAGTGGGCCGCATGGCTGGACGGGGTCGTGTCGCAGGTCCTGAAGCCGTACACCGGCAGCCCGGCCTTCCCCAAAGCAGCCAAACTCTTCCTGCTCAAATGGAGCTTCTACAG ttCTGTGGTGATCAGAGATCTGACCCTGCGCAGTGCCGCCAGTTTCGGCTCGTTTCATCTGATCAGACTGCTGTATGACGAGTACATGTATTACCTGATCGAGCACAGAGTGGCTCAGGCCAAAGGAGAGACGCCCATCTCTGTCATGGGAGAG TTCGCCTGTCTGAACAGAAGTCAAAGGTCAATGGATCCTGATAAAG atgaggaggatgaggaggaggatgatgagacGGATGAAGATCAGGACATGGCCATTCCTGTGGTTGTGGGGGAGGAGTCCCTGGAGCCGCCCACCAAACTCGCCCGAACTGAGCTCTTCAACAGCAACAGCAACACACCAAACTAA
- the rfx1b gene encoding MHC class II regulatory factor RFX1 isoform X2: MATSGYPSEELPPSQSQGGNVTTASSTQQKATSTTTSSQFLSDIQSSAGSAPAQTASIIRVQATPPVTQKKLVLATPPQGAVTAAQYVAGEIQSSASQAGNSQSAQQYIVVTVSEGSLHSNDSESNSPPSGQTGVPTQVVQQVHTAQRSVVQATTKSQSGQLGVSNLHITPEVQHVYPSQFVEGDANYNNTAIRSSSYQFTDPSLYSQATPSVTYYETSPTTGSQVTSPASTQPVSVTSGMGTGVVSMFSEGSSGITVVAGGSSSGVGGSGGVVTSGGVGSYVIQGGYMLGGASGGNQNFSHNTRASPATVQWLMDNYETAEGVSLPRCTLYCHYILHCQQTKLEPVNAASFGKLIRSVFMGLRTRRLGTRGNSKYHYYGLRIKSNSPLHRLVEDQQHLAMRQQPYSQKQRIKPVQKVEGLTNGMGLGLGHQQGAGLSDISAQVHQYQQFLDASRSLPEFPELKDEGIPLPDGLHPQHVHTYQLIYREHCEAILDVMVNLQFPLVETLWKTFWRFSEGQSSDTDSLDLHDESEKRLPKSVLLLLCKYEPILNWARQCDNLLYQSLVEILIPDVLRPIPSALTQAIRNFAKILENWLTNAMINIPEEMVRIKIVCAGAFAQTLRRYTSLNHLAQAARAVLQNTAQITQMLSDLNRVDFTNVQEQASWVCGCEDGVVQRLEQDFKLTLQQQNSLEQWAAWLDGVVSQVLKPYTGSPAFPKAAKLFLLKWSFYSSVVIRDLTLRSAASFGSFHLIRLLYDEYMYYLIEHRVAQAKGETPISVMGEFACLNRSQRSMDPDKDEEDEEEDDETDEDQDMAIPVVVGEESLEPPTKLARTELFNSNSNTPN; the protein is encoded by the exons ATGGCAACTTCAGGCTACCCCTCCGAGGAGCTCCCCCCCTCTCAATCACAAGGGGGCAACGTCACGACGGCCTCGTCGACCCAGCAGAAAGCCACTTCCACCACCACCTCGTCCCAGTTCCTCTCCGACATCCAGAGCTCAGCGGGATCCGCTCCTGCACAGACGGCCTCGATCATAAGAGTGCAGGCCACGCCCCCTGTCACTCAAAAGAAACTGGTTCTGGCCACACCCCCTCAAGGAGCCGTGACCGCAGCGCAGTATGTGGCAGGAGAGATACAGAGCTCCGCCTCCCAGGCAGGAAACAGCCAGAGTGCCCAGCAGTACATAGTGGTGACCGTTAGCG AGGGCTCACTTCACTCGAATGACTCTGAATCGAATTCTCCTCCCTCGGGACAGACTGGCGTTCCCACACAGGTAGTGCAACAGGTGCACACAGCACAG AGGTCTGTGGTTCAGGCCACAACCAAGAGTCAAAGTGGACAACTGGGGGTCAGTAATCTACACATAACACCTgag gtaCAGCATGTTTACCCAAGCCAGTTTGTGGAGGGAGACGCCAACTACAACAATACTGCAAT TCGTTCCAGTAGTTACCAGTTCACAGACCCCTCCCTCTACTCTCAGGCCACGCCCTCTGTCACTTACTATGAGACGTCGCCCACCACCGGCTCACAGGTCACGTCCCCCGCCAGCACTCAGCCTGTGTCTGTGACGTCTGGGATGGGCACAGGGGTGGTCTCCATGTTCTCAGAGGGCAGTTCGGGGATCACCGTGGTGGCTGGCGGGTCCTCGTCAGGAGTGGGCGGGTCAGGGGGTGTGGTCACCAGCGGAGGGGTGGGGAGTTATGTGATTCAGGGCGGGTACATGCTTGGTGGAGCCAGTGGAGGGAACCAGAATTTCTCACACAACACACGAGCATCACCTGCGACT GTGCAGTGGCTGATGGATAACTATGAGACAGCAGAAGGTGTGAGTCTTCCTCGCTGTACTCTTTACTGTCATTACATCCTGCACTGCCAGCAGACCAAGCTGGAACCTGTGAACGCCGCCTCCTTTGGCAAACTCATCCGTTCTGTGTTCATGGGCCTCAGGACTAGACGTCTGGGCACCAG agggaACTCTAAGTACCATTACTATGGCCTTCGAATCAAGAGCAACTCCCCTCTCCACAGACTGGTGGAGGACCAGCAACACCTGGCCATGAGACAACAGCCGTACTCACAGAAACagag GATAAAGCCTGTGCAGAAGGTGGAGGGACTGACCAATGGAATGGGCCTGGGGTTGGGGCATCAACAAGGGGCGGGGCTATCTGACATCAGTGCACAGGTTCACCAGTATCAGCAGTTTTTAg ATGCGTCTCGCAGTCTGCCGGAGTTCCCTGAGCTCAAAGATGAGGGTATACCTCTGCCAGATGGACTCCATCCTCAACACGTACACACATATCAGCTGATCTACAGAGAGCACTGtgag gcGATTCTGGACGTGATGGTAAACCTGCAGTTCCCTCTTGTGGAGACGCTTTGGAAGACTTTTTGGAGGTTCAGTGAAGGACAAAGCAGTGACACGGATTCACTCGACCT TCATGATGAATCAGAGAAGCGTTTGCCCAAGTCGGTTCTGCTTCTGTTGTGTAAATATGAGCCCATTCTCAACTGGGCCCGCCAATGTGACAATTTACTGTACCAAAGCCTAGTGGAGATCCTCATCCCTGATGTCCTGAGACCAATCCCCA GTGCCTTAACTCAAGCCATCCGTAACTTTGCTAAGATCCTGGAGAACTGGCTGACCAACGCCATGATCAACATCCCGGAGGAGATGGTCCGCATCAAG atTGTGTGTGCGGGAGCGTTCGCTCAGACTCTACGGCGCTACACGTCTCTCAATCATCTGGCTCAGGCGGCCCGCGCCGTCCTGCAGAACACGGCTCAGATCACACAGATGCTCAGCGACCTCAACCGTGTCGACTTCACCAATGTGCAG GAGCAGGCCTCGTGGGTGTGTGGCTGTGAAGACGGTGTGGTCCAGCGGCTGGAGCAGGACTTTAAACTCACCCTGCAGCAGCAGAACTCTCTGGAGCAGTGGGCCGCATGGCTGGACGGGGTCGTGTCGCAGGTCCTGAAGCCGTACACCGGCAGCCCGGCCTTCCCCAAAGCAGCCAAACTCTTCCTGCTCAAATGGAGCTTCTACAG ttCTGTGGTGATCAGAGATCTGACCCTGCGCAGTGCCGCCAGTTTCGGCTCGTTTCATCTGATCAGACTGCTGTATGACGAGTACATGTATTACCTGATCGAGCACAGAGTGGCTCAGGCCAAAGGAGAGACGCCCATCTCTGTCATGGGAGAG TTCGCCTGTCTGAACAGAAGTCAAAGGTCAATGGATCCTGATAAAG atgaggaggatgaggaggaggatgatgagacGGATGAAGATCAGGACATGGCCATTCCTGTGGTTGTGGGGGAGGAGTCCCTGGAGCCGCCCACCAAACTCGCCCGAACTGAGCTCTTCAACAGCAACAGCAACACACCAAACTAA